One Alteromonas sp. KC3 DNA segment encodes these proteins:
- a CDS encoding substrate-binding periplasmic protein, translating to MMYLSVGHFDVAQRPIVNSLLLLSLFFTFTVIASTNALSATTTQEIQQIKIIPSSKLDFRSHKYYSSLLKLALDKTAQEYGDAKLVETAGTMMQDRAFSGLNSKSTIDVFWSVTSASREAQSIPIRVPLLEGIMGYRVSLIRKLDTHRFANANELRKLIAGQGHDWPDLEILSANGYLVWGASDYDSLIDLLRKKRIDYFPRAINEVVTEYNYHQDPTLAIESQFLLHYPSFMFFFVSQNSPELAERIERGLQLAKADGSFNDLFDQYIDLAILNATLDLSNRAVLTLQNPFHSIKTRQLSECFRYEGPIAALIDERAPLSEAACAYLK from the coding sequence ATGATGTATCTTAGTGTCGGTCATTTCGATGTAGCGCAACGGCCTATCGTCAACAGTCTTTTGCTGTTGAGCTTGTTTTTTACTTTTACTGTCATCGCCTCCACAAATGCCCTAAGTGCCACTACCACTCAAGAAATTCAGCAGATAAAAATAATTCCAAGCAGCAAACTCGATTTTCGTTCCCACAAATATTATTCATCACTTCTTAAACTAGCATTGGATAAAACGGCACAAGAATATGGAGACGCGAAACTCGTCGAGACAGCCGGAACGATGATGCAAGACAGAGCATTTAGTGGTCTGAACTCAAAGAGCACTATTGACGTATTTTGGTCTGTTACTTCTGCGTCGCGCGAAGCACAGTCAATTCCAATTCGAGTGCCATTACTAGAGGGCATTATGGGTTATCGCGTATCACTCATTCGAAAACTCGATACTCATAGGTTTGCAAATGCTAATGAATTAAGAAAACTTATAGCGGGTCAAGGTCACGATTGGCCTGACTTGGAAATCTTAAGTGCAAATGGGTACCTTGTATGGGGAGCGAGCGATTATGACTCGCTTATAGATTTATTGCGTAAGAAAAGAATCGACTATTTTCCAAGAGCAATTAATGAAGTGGTGACAGAGTACAATTACCATCAAGACCCCACTTTAGCCATTGAATCACAATTTCTGCTGCACTATCCCTCATTTATGTTTTTCTTTGTTTCGCAAAACAGTCCTGAGTTAGCAGAACGAATTGAACGAGGTCTTCAACTAGCAAAAGCAGATGGAAGCTTTAATGACCTATTTGACCAGTACATTGACCTGGCAATACTCAATGCGACTCTTGACCTTTCAAACAGAGCGGTATTAACGCTTCAAAACCCCTTCCATTCGATAAAAACAAGACAACTTAGCGAATGCTTTAGATACGAAGGACCAATAGCGGCTTTGATAGATGAGCGCGCTCCTTTGTCAGAAGCAGCTTGCGCATATTTAAAATAG
- a CDS encoding PEP-CTERM/exosortase system-associated acyltransferase, translating into MATKATSKKKFKKGLSSLLAGPVVKKVMANVADKKVREISEHFPHIFTPKVAKTEEERNSTFSIRHDVFSEELGLERRRETLLETDQFDRYSIHCFLQHRPTGKLAGTVRVVRPENENQQLPMQHYLENGFNEEDISPDDLRQDKIAEVSRLAVPREFRRKHVKSEYKKTRRSTRSLKNEIQCYPYVAIGLYFTAMSVLLKNNINHAFIMVEPRLAKSLRFIGFPLEQVGPETDYFGRRAPFYVRVKTIPFKLSRGFNLLFESIDQSLNHQQIVKEIKKRLR; encoded by the coding sequence ATGGCTACTAAAGCAACATCTAAAAAGAAATTCAAAAAAGGATTATCGAGCCTATTAGCGGGTCCAGTTGTCAAAAAAGTTATGGCTAACGTTGCTGATAAGAAAGTGCGAGAGATAAGTGAGCATTTTCCTCATATCTTTACGCCGAAAGTGGCTAAAACCGAAGAAGAAAGAAATAGTACTTTCTCTATTCGTCACGACGTATTCAGCGAAGAATTGGGACTTGAGCGACGCCGAGAAACGCTACTAGAGACAGATCAATTTGACAGATATTCTATTCATTGTTTTTTGCAGCATCGGCCAACAGGAAAGCTCGCCGGCACAGTCAGAGTAGTGCGGCCTGAAAACGAAAATCAACAGCTTCCAATGCAACATTATTTAGAAAATGGATTTAACGAAGAAGACATTAGCCCTGATGATTTGCGGCAAGATAAAATAGCTGAGGTTTCTCGTCTTGCCGTACCCAGAGAGTTTCGGCGTAAGCACGTTAAATCTGAGTACAAGAAAACTCGCCGCTCAACACGCTCCCTCAAAAACGAGATTCAATGCTACCCCTATGTGGCGATCGGTTTGTACTTTACTGCGATGTCGGTATTGCTAAAAAACAATATTAATCATGCTTTTATTATGGTTGAACCTCGTTTGGCAAAGAGTCTCAGATTTATCGGCTTTCCGCTTGAGCAAGTCGGCCCTGAAACAGACTATTTTGGGCGTCGAGCACCCTTTTACGTCAGAGTAAAGACAATTCCGTTTAAGTTGAGTAGAGGGTTCAATTTGTTATTTGAGTCCATTGATCAATCGTTAAATCATCAACAAATTGTAAAAGAAATAAAAAAGCGCCTTCGATAA